AGATCAAAAAGACCTGCCCGGACATCAAAGTCCTTTTTATGAGCGGCTATACCGGGGACGTGGTCCTTGATAAAGGGGTTCACGGTGACGCAGCCAACTTCATCTCAAAACCTCTCTTACCGGATGAACTGCTCCTGAAAGTAAGAGAAATACTGGACAGTTGATACCTGTAAACCCATAATTCGTGAATCGTAATTCGTAATTGGATGAAACCGGTGAAAGGCGAAAAATGGGAAAACCCGTAATTCGTGAATCGTAATTCGTAATTGGATGAAACCGGTGAAAGGTGAAAAATGGGAAAACCCGTAATTCGTGAATCGTAATTCGTAATTGGATGAAACCGGTGAAAGGTGTCATTGCGAGCGGAGCGCGGCAATCTCATTCAATAAATTATACCCTATGAGATCGCCACGTCGCTTACGCTCCTCGCGATGACAGCAAGAATGAAGGATGTTCCTCGCGATGACAGCAAGAATGAAGGATGTTCCTCGCGATGACAGCAAGAATGAAGGATGTTCCTCGCGATGACAGCAAGAAGTGTGGCTTCGCACGATAACAGGTCGCTTGTAATAACCAAACACCTGTTTATAAGTGTTTTGTTATTTGGTATGCAGCAATTGTAAAACTTTGTCTTAAAGATTGTCCTGAAACCTGGCGAGGTTTACTCTGGACACGCCAGAGATGGGTCCCGAGGACTATCTGATCGGGAACATGTGATAACCTCACCAGTCTTCAGGATATGTATAATTATAGCACACCGTGCAATAAAGCGTAGGCCAAATCTTCAATTGTCAGCGATTTATGCTGTTCCTCCCAGGTATCTCTTTCGTTCTTTTTCGGGGAACCTCTCAATAGCGTAGCGCAGCATTGTCCGGGGCATCTCCCTGTAATTCTTATCCAGGAAAGCCTTCTCAACGGGCAGGTCGCGTTTCCCGATCTCGCGGAGCATCCAGCCGACAGCTTTATGGATCAGATCCTCTCTGTCTTTTATAAGTATACCTGATATCTCCAGGGCATTGCTGAAGTCCTTTCTCCTTATCAGGTGGAAGGTTGACAGGATGGCAATCCTTCTCTCCCAGAGGTTTGCAGACTTAGCCAGTCTGAAGACCGGCTTCTTATCCTTTTTCTCCAGATATGCGCCGACAATATAGCAGGCAGAGCTGTCAACGAGGTCCCAGTTGTTGATGTACCGCGTGTTGCCCAGGTATATCTCATAGATTGCGGTCCTGTCTTCAACGCCTCCTCCGGAGAATTTATCCACCAGCATCAGGAGCGCGAATAATCGTTCTTCGTGAAAAGGGGATTTGAGCAACAGGAGGGTTTCTTCAAGGGGAATGTCTCTGTATCTCCTGACCTGTTTTCTCAGTACCGGCACACGAATGCCGAGGAATACATCACCCTCTCCATACTCGCCCTTGCCTGTCTTGAAGAATCTTTGTGAATGCTCTGCTATGGCGGCATCACTCAAACTCACCAGAATATTATGGATTTCCTGTGCTGTCATAGGCAGATAATGAACGGTTTTAAACTAACATAAACCACTGCACCCCGGCGGGATTAAATCTGAATAGGGTTCGTGCAGGCAAGGTATTCGATAACCCGCCGCTATTCGGAGATATTAACCGTCCAGGATCACAGATAACACACAAATCAGCCGTGAGTGTCCACTTATTGAGGGAGGTATGGGATCTGGTTGATGGAATTGTTAGCCCTTCACTTTACCTCTTTCAGCAAAAACTTCTTTGGCTGCAAACAATCCATTAAGCGCCGCGGGAAAACCTGCATAGACAGCCATTTGTATTATTGTCTCGATAACTTCCTGCTCGGTGCATCCAACATTTAAAGCGCCATGGATATGAACTTTTAACTGAGGGACAGCATTTCCTAAAGCTGTCAGAGCCGCTACTACCGCTATTTCTCTGGATTTCAGATCTAATCCCGGCCGTGAATATATGTCGCCAAAGGGAAATTCAATCAGTAATCGCGCAAAATCCGGGGCAATATCCTTAAGGCTTTCGATGACACGCTCACCGGCCTCCCGGTCAACTTCTTTGAGTTTTTCCCAGCCTCTTCGATAGCGATCATTGGTTTCCATGTTTTTCCTCCTTTGCAGGCCCAACGTGAGGTTGAACCGGAGCATAAGCGACCGGCTCGAAGCCCCTCATGATGACCCTAAACAAGCGGGATATTCTTAGGCGCCGCCGTGAAAGAGAATAACGTAGCTGTTGCTTCAGTGAAGTAAAAGGTTACAAACAGCTCATCGTCCGCCCCTTTGGGATAAACCCTCAGAAGATTAGGGGACCGCTCGAAGGCCTGGATTTTTGCCTCACGGGTTTCATCAAACACGATTCTTCCTCTTATCCTCAGCCATGTATCATTACTTCCCATATCCGAAATCTCAATATCCGGATTCTGTTTTAGCTGCTTATATACATCCTTGGTTTTGTTGGTGCAGAAATAGAGCGTATTGTTCCTTTGCATTATGAAGCCAAAGGGACGGACCCTTGCTTTAGCTCCATCGACAGTGGCAATGTGGAAAACAGGGTTGGCTTGTATAAACTCAAAAGCGGTATTCATATGAACCTCCTGGAGGGAATTTTGTTTGGCTATATATTATATGCAACAGGATGAGGTATGCAATACATAAAATAATAACAGAACCCACAAGGAGACTCCCATAAGATCATACGTTAAGCACAAGGGCATATACTTTCTGCCTTGAGGTTCCCCTGTCTCGGCGTACTGCATAACTGACAGCAGGTCGAGCCGGTCGATATCCTTTTGCACAATAAGAGATAATGCTTACCAGCCGGGGATATGCTAATATGTAAGGGATGAAGAAGCTTACCCTTGTTATCCGGTATAGTTCCGGTACCATCTT
This genomic window from Syntrophorhabdaceae bacterium contains:
- a CDS encoding DNA alkylation repair protein; amino-acid sequence: MTAQEIHNILVSLSDAAIAEHSQRFFKTGKGEYGEGDVFLGIRVPVLRKQVRRYRDIPLEETLLLLKSPFHEERLFALLMLVDKFSGGGVEDRTAIYEIYLGNTRYINNWDLVDSSACYIVGAYLEKKDKKPVFRLAKSANLWERRIAILSTFHLIRRKDFSNALEISGILIKDREDLIHKAVGWMLREIGKRDLPVEKAFLDKNYREMPRTMLRYAIERFPEKERKRYLGGTA
- a CDS encoding carboxymuconolactone decarboxylase family protein; translated protein: METNDRYRRGWEKLKEVDREAGERVIESLKDIAPDFARLLIEFPFGDIYSRPGLDLKSREIAVVAALTALGNAVPQLKVHIHGALNVGCTEQEVIETIIQMAVYAGFPAALNGLFAAKEVFAERGKVKG
- a CDS encoding pyridoxamine 5'-phosphate oxidase family protein, producing MNTAFEFIQANPVFHIATVDGAKARVRPFGFIMQRNNTLYFCTNKTKDVYKQLKQNPDIEISDMGSNDTWLRIRGRIVFDETREAKIQAFERSPNLLRVYPKGADDELFVTFYFTEATATLFSFTAAPKNIPLV